A part of Andrena cerasifolii isolate SP2316 chromosome 10, iyAndCera1_principal, whole genome shotgun sequence genomic DNA contains:
- the LOC143374019 gene encoding odorant receptor 13a-like isoform X2 has translation METSLKKDLAFAMTPLKILSWPVGTWPLQKYNVASALRTGFSVFVLLLTLTILNTETYLDGTDAEKNLDCVVLVFCTMLATWKVTQFRIRRDGLVSNFQSAVKDYNELDSPEKRAIMRRHAYMSRVTGATVFLSAYFAATIMAIVPMFAQDDEKTTLGANATKENTNMNYPVPSEYTLQVLHVPDKLFLLIFLLEYLMMLVICTGNLGSDTVFFGITFHLCGQAEILKLEFAKVVNDNKNVEWRLNALTARHLHLLKLSKQLIDTISSILILQLMCSCFFICTTGFQLILALNSNNFVMVLKTILVVSTLLTQLFAYSYVGNYLKNQMEGIGYSAYCCRWYDLPEHLSKNVTFILMRSQDPVHLKAGDFFVVNLESYMSILKTSMSYLSVMRVMITT, from the exons ATGGAGACGTCATTGAAGAAGGACTTAGCTTTCGCGATGACCCCCTTGAAGATTCTCTCGTGGCCTGTAGGCACTTGGCCGCTCCAGAAATATAACGTTGCTTCGGCTCTGCGCACCGgcttctcagtgttcgttttg CTACTAACGCTAACCATTCTGAACACCGAGACGTATTTGGATGGCACGGATGCCGAGAAGAACCTGGACTGCGTGGTGCTTGTCTTTTGCACCATGCTGGCGACGTGGAAGGTGACGCAGTTTCGAATTCGTCGCGACGGCCTCGTCTCTAACTTTCAGTCAGCTGTGAAGGATTACAATGAGCTGGACAGCCCGGAAAAACGGGCGATCATGCGACGGCACGCGTACATGAGCAGAGTGACGGGCGCCACCGTGTTTCTCTCTGCGTATTTCGCCGCGACGATTATGGCGATAGTTCCAATGTTTGCTCAAGATGATGAGAAAACGACGCTAGGCGCCAATGCGACAAAAGAGAACACGAATATGAATTACCCTGTGCCCTCTGAATACACTCTGCAAGTTTTGCACGTGCCGGACAAACTGTTCCTGCTGATTTTTCTTTTAGAGTACCTGATGATGCTGGTCATCTGCACCGGTAATCTCG GTAGCGACACTGTGTTTTTCGGTATCACTTTTCACCTGTGCGGCCAAGCTGAGATTCTGAAGCTGGAGTTCGCTAAAGTCGTTAACGACAACAAGAACGTAGAGTGGCGCTTGAATGCACTGACCGCGAGGCATCTGCACCTTTTGAAGCTGTCCAAACAGCTGATTGACACCATCAGCTCAATCTTGATCCTGCAACTTATGTGCAGTTGCTTCTTTATTTGCACAACAG GGTTTCAGTTGATCCTTGCTCTGAATTCCAACAATTTCGTGATGGTGCTAAAAACGATCTTGGTAGTGAGCACATTGTTGACGCAATTGTTCGCGTACAGTTACGTGGGAAATTACTTGAAGAATCAGATGGAAGGAATTGGATACTCGGCTTATTGCTGCCGGTGGTACGACTTGCCGGAACATTTATCCAAGAACGTCACTTTCATTCTGATGAGGTCTCAGGACCCGGTCCATCTGAAAGCTGGAGACTTCTTCGTTGTCAATCTGGAATCTTACATGAGTATTCTGAAAACTTCGATGTCATACCTTTCGGTTATGCGCGTAATGATAACCACTTGA
- the LOC143374024 gene encoding odorant receptor 4-like, which translates to MKASLKKDMAYAMTPMKIFSWPVGTWPLQEYNLASASRCVFAISFLLLMIIIVHIEMYLDRSDSDKNLDAVVMISCGFLAVLKMACFRVRSAGLVFNFTSAVKDYKEIDSEEKRAIMRRHAYMGRVAGTSVILFSYFGATFFAIVSMLASDEEETILYANETEAASTSYPVPSECTLQVLHVPDSLFLLVFILEYLMLLVTTNGNLGTDAVFFGITFHLCGQAEVLKLDFTKIVSEKENAAKRMDALIRRHLHLLKLAEQLNDTIGSILIVQLFTSCLLICTTGFQFIFSLSEHNGIMMIKTFMVMSTCLSQLFAYSYVGEYLTSQMEGIGYSIYSSSWYDLPTYLSKNIVFILERSQYPVHLTAGDFFVVNMETYMSIVKTSMSYLSVLRVMITT; encoded by the exons ATGAAGGCATCATTGAAGAAAGACATGGCTTACGCGATGACGCCGATGAAGATATTCTCGTGGCCCGTGGGCACCTGGCCACTTCAGGAGTACAACCTCGCTTCAGCTTCGCGCTGCGTATTCGCCATCTCTTTTCTG CTGTTAATGATAATTATTGTGCACATCGAGATGTATCTGGACAGGAGCGACTCCGACAAGAACCTGGACGCAGTGGTAATGATCTCCTGTGGCTTTCTGGCGGTGTTAAAGATGGCCTGCTTCCGAGTACGTTCGGCGGGGCTCGTCTTCAACTTCACCTCAGCTGTGAAGGATTACAAGGAGATCGACAGCGAAGAAAAACGGGCGATCATGCGGCGGCACGCGTACATGGGCAGAGTGGCGGGCACCAGCGTGATACTTTTCTCGTATTTCGGTGCGACGTTTTTCGCGATAGTCTCGATGTTGGCTTCGGACGAAGAGGAGACGATTCTGTATGCCAATGAAACGGAAGCGGCGAGCACGAGTTATCCAGTGCCCTCTGAATGCACTCTGCAAGTCTTGCACGTGCCGGATAGCCTGTTCCTGCTGGTATTTATTTTAGAGTACCTGATGCTGCTGGTCACCACCAACGGTAATCTTG GTACCGATGCTGTGTTCTTCGGTATCACTTTTCACCTGTGTGGCCAAGCTGAGGTACTGAAGCTGGACTTCACTAAAATCGTCAGCGAAAAAGAGAACGCCGCCAAGCGTATGGATGCATTGATCAGGAGGCATCTTCATCTCTTAAAGCTAGCCGAGCAGCTGAACGATACCATCGGCTCTATCTTGATCGTACAACTGTTCACTAGCTGCCTACTTATTTGCACGACCG GATTTCAATTTATATTCTCTCTGAGCGAGCACAACGGTATTATGATGATAAAAACGTTCATGGTGATGAGCACTTGTTTATCGCAATTGTTCGCGTACAGTTACGTGGGTGAATACTTGACGAGTCAGATGGAAGGAATCGGATATTCGATTTACTCAAGCAGCTGGTACGATTTGCCAACTTATTTGTCCAAAAATATCGTTTTTATTCTGGAGAGGTCTCAGTACCCTGTCCATCTGACAGCTGGAGACTTCTTCGTTGTTAATATGGAAACATACATGAGTATCGTGAAAACATCGATGTCATACCTCTCGGTCCTTCGCGTAATGATAACCACTTGA
- the LOC143374019 gene encoding uncharacterized protein LOC143374019 isoform X1, translating to METSLKKDLAFAMTPLKILSWPVGTWPLQKYNVASALRTGFSVFVLLLTLTILNTETYLDGTDAEKNLDCVVLVFCTMLATWKVTQFRIRRDGLVSNFQSAVKDYNELDSPEKRAIMRRHAYMSRVTGATVFLSAYFAATIMAIVPMFAQDDEKTTLGANATKENTNMNYPVPSEYTLQVLHVPDKLFLLIFLLEYLMMLVICTGNLGSDTVFFGITFHLCGQAEILKLEFAKVVNDNKNVEWRLNALTARHLHLLKLSKQLIDTISSILILQLMCSCFFICTTGEKSLHLYYRCCLILERHDSTYKDKLHECICCVNDFPVFRVSVDPCSEFQQFRDGAKNDLGSEHIVDAIVRVQLRGKLLEESDGRNWILGLLLPVVRLAGTFIQERHFHSDEVSGPGPSESWRLLRCQSGILHEYSENFDVIPFGYARNDNHLIHACISALYIFW from the exons ATGGAGACGTCATTGAAGAAGGACTTAGCTTTCGCGATGACCCCCTTGAAGATTCTCTCGTGGCCTGTAGGCACTTGGCCGCTCCAGAAATATAACGTTGCTTCGGCTCTGCGCACCGgcttctcagtgttcgttttg CTACTAACGCTAACCATTCTGAACACCGAGACGTATTTGGATGGCACGGATGCCGAGAAGAACCTGGACTGCGTGGTGCTTGTCTTTTGCACCATGCTGGCGACGTGGAAGGTGACGCAGTTTCGAATTCGTCGCGACGGCCTCGTCTCTAACTTTCAGTCAGCTGTGAAGGATTACAATGAGCTGGACAGCCCGGAAAAACGGGCGATCATGCGACGGCACGCGTACATGAGCAGAGTGACGGGCGCCACCGTGTTTCTCTCTGCGTATTTCGCCGCGACGATTATGGCGATAGTTCCAATGTTTGCTCAAGATGATGAGAAAACGACGCTAGGCGCCAATGCGACAAAAGAGAACACGAATATGAATTACCCTGTGCCCTCTGAATACACTCTGCAAGTTTTGCACGTGCCGGACAAACTGTTCCTGCTGATTTTTCTTTTAGAGTACCTGATGATGCTGGTCATCTGCACCGGTAATCTCG GTAGCGACACTGTGTTTTTCGGTATCACTTTTCACCTGTGCGGCCAAGCTGAGATTCTGAAGCTGGAGTTCGCTAAAGTCGTTAACGACAACAAGAACGTAGAGTGGCGCTTGAATGCACTGACCGCGAGGCATCTGCACCTTTTGAAGCTGTCCAAACAGCTGATTGACACCATCAGCTCAATCTTGATCCTGCAACTTATGTGCAGTTGCTTCTTTATTTGCACAACAGGTGAAAAATCGCTACATCTATACTACCGGTGTTGTTTAATCTTAGAACGGCACGATAGTACGTATAAGGATAAGCTACACGAGTGCATTTGTTGTGTGAACGATTTCCCTGTTTTCAGGGTTTCAGTTGATCCTTGCTCTGAATTCCAACAATTTCGTGATGGTGCTAAAAACGATCTTGGTAGTGAGCACATTGTTGACGCAATTGTTCGCGTACAGTTACGTGGGAAATTACTTGAAGAATCAGATGGAAGGAATTGGATACTCGGCTTATTGCTGCCGGTGGTACGACTTGCCGGAACATTTATCCAAGAACGTCACTTTCATTCTGATGAGGTCTCAGGACCCGGTCCATCTGAAAGCTGGAGACTTCTTCGTTGTCAATCTGGAATCTTACATGAGTATTCTGAAAACTTCGATGTCATACCTTTCGGTTATGCGCGTAATGATAACCACTTGATTCACGCTTGTATATCTGCGCTGTATATTTTCTGGTAG
- the LOC143374023 gene encoding odorant receptor 4-like has translation MRIQLKKDMAYAMTPMKILSWPVGTWPLQEYNVASASRCIFAISFLLLMVIMVHVEMYLDRSDSEKNLDAVVMISCGILAVLKMAWFRVRSAGLVFNFTSAVKDYNELDSDEKRAIMRRHAYMGRVAGTSVILFAYFSATLFATVSMLASDEEETSLNANETKGKSTNYPVPSECALQVLHVPDKLFLLIFILEYLMLLVTSNGNLGSDAVFFGITFHLCGQAELLKLDFTKIVNEEENTAKRIDALIKRHRHLLKLSEQLNDVISSVLIVQLFSSCLLICTTGFQFIFSLSELDGVMMIKTFMVMSTCLSQLFAYSYVGDYLTVQMEGIGYSFYSSSWYDLPRYLSRDIVLILLRSQRPVHLTAGKFIVVNMESYMSIMKTSMSYLSVLRVMITT, from the exons ATGAGGATACAATTGAAGAAAGACATGGCTTACGCGATGACGCCGATGAAGATATTGTCGTGGCCGGTGGGCACCTGGCCACTTCAGGAGTACAACGTCGCTTCAGCTTCGCGCTGTATATTCGCCATCTCCTTTCTG CTATTAATGGTGATTATGGTGCACGTCGAGATGTATCTGGACAGGAGCGACTCCGAAAAGAACTTGGACGCTGTGGTAATGATCTCCTGTGGCATTCTGGCGGTGTTAAAGATGGCCTGGTTCCGTGTACGTTCGGCGGGGCTCGTCTTCAACTTCACCTCGGCCGTGAAGGATTACAACGAgctcgacagcgacgaaaagcgGGCGATCATGCGACGCCATGCATACATGGGCCGGGTGGCGGGCACGAGCGTGATACTCTTCGCGTATTTTAGCGCGACGCTCTTCGCGACAGTTTCAATGTTGGCTTCGGACGAAGAAGAAACGTCGCTGAACGCCAATGAAACGAAAGGGAAGAGTACGAATTACCCTGTGCCCTCTGAATGCGCTCTGCAAGTTTTGCACGTGCCGGATAAACTGTTCCTGCTGATCTTTATTTTAGAGTACCTGATGCTGCTGGTCACCAGCAACGGTAACCTTG GTAGCGATGCTGTGTTTTTTGGTATCACTTTTCACCTGTGCGGCCAAGCTGAGCTACTGAAGCTGGACTTCACTAAAATCGTTAACGAAGAAGAGAACACCGCCAAGCGTATCGATGCATTGATCAAAAGGCATCGTCATCTCTTAAAGCTATCCGAGCAGCTGAACGATGTCATCAGCTCTGTCTTGATCGTACAATTATTCTCTAGCTGCTTACTTATTTGCACGACCG GGTTTCAATTTATCTTTTCTCTGAGCGAGCTCGACGGTGTTATGATGATAAAAACGTTCATGGTGATGAGCACTTGTTTATCGCAACTGTTCGCGTACAGTTACGTGGGTGATTACTTGACGGTTCAAATGGAGGGAATCGGATATTCGTTTTACTCAAGCAGCTGGTACGATTTGCCAAGATATTTGTCCAGAGATATCGTTTTGATTCTACTGAGGTCTCAGAGGCCTGTCCACCTGACAGCTGGAAAATTCATCGTCGTCAATATGGAAAGTTACATGAGTATTATGAAAACTTCGATGTCGTACCTCTCGGTCCTCCGCGTAATGATAACCACTTGA